One part of the Tunicatimonas pelagia genome encodes these proteins:
- a CDS encoding type II toxin-antitoxin system ParD family antitoxin translates to MNISFTKQQEGYIAKQIESGDYQNAAEVVREALRYHQLYRTKIANELKEAINQGWEGPASNRSVQDIIAAKKKAKKNGRDSIL, encoded by the coding sequence ATGAATATTAGTTTCACCAAGCAACAGGAAGGATACATTGCGAAGCAAATTGAATCAGGTGATTATCAAAATGCAGCGGAAGTTGTGCGCGAAGCCTTACGATATCACCAGTTGTATCGGACTAAAATCGCTAATGAATTAAAAGAAGCAATTAATCAAGGATGGGAAGGCCCTGCTAGTAACCGATCGGTGCAAGACATTATAGCGGCTAAGAAGAAGGCAAAAAAAAATGGCCGAGATTCAATTCTATGA
- a CDS encoding type II toxin-antitoxin system RelE/ParE family toxin, whose product MAEIQFYELSTAADQDLEDIFDYLDHHYGGRRAEEYLLTLEALFGQLVDYPEMGVSRDKIRTGLRSFPKAQHIVFYRILPNRVRIVRILHQYRDLRRHL is encoded by the coding sequence ATGGCCGAGATTCAATTCTATGAACTCTCTACCGCTGCTGATCAAGACTTAGAAGATATTTTTGATTATCTTGACCATCACTACGGAGGCCGTCGAGCCGAAGAATACCTTCTAACTTTGGAAGCCCTATTTGGTCAGTTAGTAGATTATCCTGAGATGGGAGTGAGTCGGGATAAAATCCGAACGGGGTTACGTAGCTTTCCTAAAGCCCAACACATTGTGTTTTATCGGATATTACCAAACCGTGTTAGAATAGTACGGATACTCCACCAATATCGTGACCTTCGCAGACATCTCTAA
- a CDS encoding M56 family metallopeptidase yields the protein MNTIVNYLLEVSVCWGVFYLFYHFLLTNQTTYQYNRFYLLAASLLGVVFPLLEIPLGTATSNVVNPSAIWLDPFLALDAPVAAKNTFQWRWDYFFGIVYGVGLLGMLGYYFRQFLSVLWAIRQSRPQSLSKEKYRLLHTEGKFPTSSFFQFLLWDNTQTLSASEARQMMAHEETHIWQKHSYDITYFTLLKIVFWFHPLVYLFERALVENHEFAADAGALQHPTADRQTYSRLLAKQSMASLQWTVVNHFYKSKTLKRIKMMEKNNNLRWYRYALVIPVVTSLFFVFSCQPDTEELEQQAIAESYEGVQAQIQEVEGKLNVLTKKYFENPGHMMDAIKEKGEKTTNSESVSYKDLQLMVFDEVASSSDYQSFENLLSQLDVLQRKLINLPDAAGVFTVVENQPEPVGGLGEFYQHIMNNMKYPKEAREKGIEGKVFVQFVVNEYGELTDFQALKGIGAGCDEEAVRVLEEAPAWNPGTTDGKPVPVRMVLPITFKFDDGVDKADKSISAVERDQSTKKLDEMVVVAYGAKN from the coding sequence ATGAATACCATCGTTAATTACCTGCTAGAAGTTAGCGTTTGCTGGGGAGTTTTTTATCTGTTCTATCACTTTCTACTGACTAACCAAACTACGTATCAGTACAATCGATTTTATTTATTGGCGGCATCACTGCTGGGAGTTGTGTTTCCCTTATTGGAAATCCCGCTGGGAACTGCTACTTCTAATGTGGTAAATCCATCAGCCATTTGGCTTGATCCATTTCTAGCATTGGATGCTCCAGTGGCTGCCAAAAACACATTTCAGTGGCGGTGGGACTACTTTTTTGGCATTGTCTACGGCGTAGGCTTGCTAGGTATGCTGGGATATTATTTCCGCCAATTCTTGAGCGTACTGTGGGCTATTCGCCAGAGCCGACCTCAGTCGCTTTCTAAAGAAAAGTACCGACTGCTTCATACCGAAGGTAAGTTTCCCACCTCTTCATTCTTCCAGTTTTTGCTGTGGGATAACACTCAAACGCTATCGGCTTCGGAGGCTCGGCAGATGATGGCGCACGAAGAAACCCATATTTGGCAAAAGCATAGTTACGATATTACCTACTTTACCCTATTAAAAATCGTGTTCTGGTTTCATCCGTTGGTCTATCTCTTTGAGCGAGCCTTGGTAGAAAATCACGAATTCGCGGCGGATGCCGGGGCACTGCAGCACCCCACGGCTGACCGTCAAACCTACTCCCGTTTGTTAGCGAAGCAATCCATGGCAAGCTTGCAATGGACGGTGGTAAACCATTTTTATAAATCCAAAACCTTAAAACGTATTAAAATGATGGAAAAGAATAATAATCTCCGATGGTATCGTTACGCCCTCGTCATACCCGTAGTAACCTCTTTATTTTTCGTGTTCTCCTGCCAACCCGACACCGAAGAGCTGGAGCAGCAAGCGATTGCCGAGTCATACGAAGGTGTGCAGGCGCAAATTCAGGAAGTAGAAGGAAAGTTGAATGTTTTAACTAAAAAATATTTTGAGAACCCAGGGCATATGATGGATGCAATAAAGGAGAAAGGGGAAAAAACCACTAATTCGGAATCAGTTTCTTACAAAGATTTACAGCTTATGGTATTTGATGAAGTCGCTTCTAGTAGCGATTATCAAAGTTTTGAAAACTTACTTAGTCAGCTAGATGTACTTCAAAGAAAATTAATAAACTTACCCGATGCTGCTGGAGTATTCACTGTAGTAGAAAACCAGCCTGAGCCAGTAGGAGGGTTGGGAGAATTCTATCAGCATATTATGAATAATATGAAATACCCCAAAGAAGCTCGCGAAAAAGGTATTGAAGGAAAAGTATTTGTACAATTTGTTGTGAACGAGTACGGCGAGCTTACCGATTTTCAAGCTTTAAAAGGTATTGGTGCTGGTTGTGATGAAGAAGCGGTTCGCGTACTGGAAGAAGCTCCTGCCTGGAACCCGGGGACTACCGATGGCAAACCCGTTCCGGTACGAATGGTACTACCCATCACCTTCAAATTTGATGACGGAGTTGATAAAGCCGATAAATCAATTAGTGCAGTGGAAAGAGACCAATCTACCAAAAAACTAGATGAGATGGTGGTGGTAGCTTACGGGGCTAAGAATTAG